Proteins encoded in a region of the Pseudomonas sp. GOM7 genome:
- the flhA gene encoding flagellar biosynthesis protein FlhA, giving the protein MAVDRAQIIGDVRSNLAGLRQGNLGIPLLLLVMLGMVMLPVPAFLLDVLFTFSIALSIVVLLVSIYALRPLDFAVFPTILLAATLLRLALNVASTRVVLLNGHEGHGAAGQVIQAFGEVVIGGNYVVGIVVFAILMIINFVVVTKGAGRISEVSARFTLDAMPGKQMAIDADLNAGLIDQVEAKKRRSEVAQEADFYGSMDGASKFVRGDAIAGLLILFINLIGGIAIGVLQHSLPFAEAGKVYTLLTIGDGLVAQIPSLLLSTAAAVMVTRVSTSEDMGAQVNRQMFASPKALAVAAAILIAMGLVPGMPHFSFISLGLVAAGGAYWIAHKNRKVKEEEVKEVQRQQELLPAQKAQEVKELGWDDVTPVDMVGLEVGYRLIPLVDRNQGGQLLARIKGVRKKLSQEMGFLMPSVHIRDNLDLAPNAYRLTLMGVSVAEAEVYPDRELAINPGQVFGPLNGVAAKDPAFGLEAVWIDPSQRDQAQSLGYTVVDASTVVATHLNQILHKHAHELLGHEEVQQLMQLLAKSSPKLAEELVPGLVSLSTLLKVLQALLQEQVPVRDIRTIAEAIANVAPKSQDPAAMVAAVRVSLARAIVQGIVGLEPELPVITLEPRLEQILLNSMQKAGQGSEDGILLEPGMADKLQRSLVDAAQRQEMLGKPVILLVAGPIRAMLSRFARLAVPSIHVLAYQEIPDNKQVTIVATVGQN; this is encoded by the coding sequence GTGGCAGTAGATCGCGCACAAATCATCGGTGATGTTCGCAGCAACCTGGCGGGGCTGCGCCAGGGCAACCTGGGTATTCCATTGCTGCTGCTGGTGATGCTCGGCATGGTGATGCTGCCGGTGCCGGCATTTCTGCTCGACGTGCTGTTCACCTTCAGTATCGCGCTCTCGATCGTGGTGCTGTTGGTCAGTATCTATGCGCTGCGGCCGCTGGATTTCGCCGTGTTTCCCACCATCCTGCTGGCCGCCACGCTGCTGCGCCTGGCGCTGAACGTGGCCTCGACCCGGGTGGTGCTGCTCAACGGCCACGAGGGGCATGGCGCGGCGGGGCAGGTGATCCAGGCCTTCGGCGAGGTGGTGATCGGCGGCAACTACGTGGTTGGTATCGTGGTCTTCGCCATCCTCATGATCATCAACTTCGTGGTGGTCACCAAGGGTGCCGGGCGTATCTCCGAAGTCAGTGCGCGCTTCACCCTCGACGCCATGCCCGGCAAGCAGATGGCCATCGACGCCGACCTCAACGCCGGCCTGATCGACCAGGTCGAAGCCAAGAAACGTCGTAGCGAGGTAGCCCAGGAGGCCGACTTCTACGGCTCCATGGACGGTGCCAGCAAGTTCGTCCGTGGCGATGCCATCGCCGGCCTGCTGATCCTCTTCATCAACCTCATCGGCGGTATCGCCATCGGTGTCTTGCAGCACAGCCTGCCGTTCGCCGAAGCGGGCAAGGTCTATACCCTGCTGACCATCGGTGACGGCCTGGTGGCGCAGATCCCCTCGCTGCTGCTGTCCACCGCCGCCGCAGTGATGGTGACCCGCGTCTCCACCTCCGAAGACATGGGCGCGCAGGTCAATCGGCAGATGTTCGCCTCGCCCAAGGCGCTGGCGGTGGCTGCGGCCATCCTCATCGCCATGGGCCTGGTGCCGGGCATGCCGCACTTTTCCTTCATCAGCCTGGGCCTGGTAGCGGCAGGCGGCGCCTACTGGATTGCGCACAAGAACCGCAAGGTCAAGGAAGAGGAAGTCAAGGAAGTGCAGCGTCAGCAGGAACTGCTGCCGGCGCAGAAGGCCCAGGAGGTCAAGGAGCTGGGCTGGGATGACGTCACCCCGGTGGATATGGTTGGCCTGGAGGTGGGCTACCGCCTGATCCCGCTGGTCGACCGCAACCAGGGCGGGCAGTTGCTGGCGCGGATCAAGGGGGTTCGCAAGAAGCTGTCGCAGGAGATGGGCTTTCTCATGCCCTCGGTGCATATCCGCGACAACCTCGACCTGGCGCCCAACGCCTACCGTCTGACCCTGATGGGCGTCAGCGTCGCCGAAGCCGAGGTCTACCCGGATCGCGAACTGGCGATCAACCCAGGGCAGGTGTTCGGTCCGCTCAATGGCGTTGCCGCCAAGGATCCGGCATTCGGTCTGGAGGCGGTATGGATCGACCCCAGCCAGCGTGACCAGGCGCAGTCGCTCGGCTACACCGTGGTCGATGCCAGCACTGTGGTCGCCACTCACCTCAACCAGATCCTGCACAAACATGCCCACGAGCTGCTGGGCCACGAGGAAGTGCAACAGCTCATGCAACTGCTGGCCAAGAGCTCGCCGAAGCTGGCCGAAGAGCTGGTGCCGGGGCTGGTGTCGCTGTCCACGCTGCTCAAGGTGCTGCAGGCGCTGCTGCAGGAACAGGTGCCGGTACGGGATATCCGCACCATCGCCGAGGCCATCGCCAACGTCGCACCGAAGAGTCAAGATCCCGCCGCGATGGTGGCGGCAGTGCGCGTCTCGCTGGCCCGCGCAATCGTCCAAGGCATCGTCGGGCTTGAGCCCGAGCTGCCTGTGATCACCCTCGAGCCCAGGTTGGAACAGATATTGCTGAACAGTATGCAGAAGGCCGGTCAGGGCAGTGAGGATGGCATCCTCCTCGAACCTGGCATGGCCGACAAGCTGCAGCGTTCCCTGGTGGATGCGGCGCAGCGCCAGGAAATGCTCGGCAAACCGGTGATCCTGCTGGTGGCCGGCCCGATCCGGGCGATGCTGTCGCGCTTCGCGCGGCTGGCAGTACCCAGCATCCACGTGCTGGCTTATCAGGAAATTCCGGACAACAAGCAGGTCACCATAGTCGCCACTGTGGGCCAGAACTGA
- the flhB gene encoding flagellar biosynthesis protein FlhB, with amino-acid sequence MAESESGADKSEEPTGKRLEESRKKGQIARSKELNTLAVTFAGTAALILFGAQIGGALLDLMRGTFSLPREVLMREDSMALYLLAYGKQTLLALQPFFIVLLIASVIGPIGLGGWLFSSEALLPKGSRMNPLAGLKRMFSVQALVELLKAFAKFLVILAVALLVLATDQDDLLAIANEPVEPAILHSLTVVGWSAFWLSCGLILIAAVDVPFQLWSHKQKLMMTKQEVKDEYKDSEGKPEVKGRIRQLQREMAERRMMQAVPQADVVITNPTHFAVALKYDPNSGGAPVLLAKGNDFIALKIREIANEHKVMVLESPALARAVYYSTELEQEIPAGLYLAVAQVLAYVYQLRQFQAGKAKRPGPLPDLPIPQDLRRDD; translated from the coding sequence ATGGCGGAAAGCGAGAGCGGCGCCGACAAGAGCGAGGAACCCACAGGCAAGCGGCTCGAAGAGTCGCGGAAAAAAGGCCAGATCGCGCGTTCCAAGGAGCTCAACACCCTGGCGGTGACCTTTGCCGGCACGGCGGCCCTGATCCTGTTCGGCGCCCAGATTGGCGGCGCCTTGCTGGATCTGATGCGCGGCACCTTCAGCCTGCCGCGCGAGGTGCTGATGCGCGAAGACAGCATGGCTCTCTACCTGCTGGCCTACGGCAAGCAGACCCTGCTGGCCCTGCAGCCCTTCTTCATCGTCCTGCTGATCGCGTCGGTGATCGGCCCCATCGGCCTGGGCGGCTGGTTGTTCTCCAGCGAGGCACTGTTGCCCAAGGGCAGTCGGATGAACCCGCTGGCGGGCCTCAAGCGCATGTTCTCGGTACAGGCGCTGGTGGAACTGCTCAAGGCCTTTGCCAAGTTCCTGGTGATCCTGGCGGTGGCCCTGCTGGTGCTGGCCACGGATCAGGACGACCTGCTGGCCATCGCCAACGAGCCGGTGGAGCCGGCGATCCTGCACAGCCTCACCGTGGTCGGCTGGAGCGCCTTCTGGTTGTCCTGCGGGCTGATCCTGATTGCGGCGGTGGATGTGCCGTTCCAGCTCTGGAGCCACAAGCAGAAGCTGATGATGACCAAGCAGGAGGTCAAGGACGAATACAAGGACTCCGAGGGCAAGCCAGAGGTCAAGGGGCGCATTCGTCAGTTGCAGCGCGAGATGGCCGAACGGCGCATGATGCAGGCCGTGCCGCAGGCCGACGTGGTGATCACCAACCCGACCCACTTCGCCGTGGCGCTGAAGTACGACCCCAACTCGGGCGGTGCCCCGGTACTGCTGGCCAAGGGCAACGATTTCATCGCCCTGAAGATTCGCGAGATCGCCAATGAGCACAAGGTCATGGTGCTCGAGTCGCCGGCTCTGGCGCGGGCGGTCTACTACTCCACCGAACTGGAGCAGGAAATTCCCGCCGGTCTTTACCTGGCCGTGGCCCAGGTGCTGGCCTATGTCTACCAGCTCCGCCAGTTCCAGGCGGGCAAGGCCAAACGCCCCGGCCCGTTGCCGGACTTGCCGATTCCCCAGGATCTGCGCCGGGATGATTGA
- the fliR gene encoding flagellar biosynthetic protein FliR yields the protein MLELSNAQISGWIAQFMLPLFRIASMLMVMPIIGTQLVPTRVRLYLALAICVVLVPTLPPMPQVDALSLRSLLLIAEQVMIGVMLGFVLQLFFHVFTVAGQIIAMQMGLGFASMVDPTNGVSVPVLGQFMLMLVTLLFLAINGHLVVLEVLAESFVSLPPGQGLMVQHYWELAGKLSWVIGAGLLLTLPAVTALLVINLAFGVMTRAAPQLNIFSIGFPLTLAMGLVIFWISLSDFGSLFQAIASDALQQLGEFAQTR from the coding sequence ATGCTGGAGTTGAGCAACGCGCAGATCAGCGGCTGGATCGCCCAGTTCATGCTGCCGTTGTTTCGCATCGCCTCCATGCTGATGGTCATGCCGATCATCGGTACGCAACTGGTGCCGACCCGCGTGCGCCTGTACCTGGCGCTGGCCATCTGCGTCGTGCTGGTGCCCACCCTGCCGCCGATGCCGCAGGTGGATGCGCTGAGCTTGCGCAGTCTGCTGCTGATCGCCGAGCAGGTCATGATCGGGGTCATGCTCGGTTTCGTCTTGCAGTTGTTCTTCCACGTCTTCACCGTCGCCGGGCAGATCATCGCCATGCAGATGGGTCTGGGCTTCGCTTCCATGGTCGACCCCACCAACGGTGTATCGGTGCCGGTGCTGGGCCAGTTCATGCTGATGCTGGTGACCCTGCTGTTTCTGGCCATCAATGGCCATCTGGTGGTGCTGGAAGTGCTCGCCGAGAGCTTCGTCAGCTTGCCACCAGGGCAGGGCCTGATGGTGCAGCACTACTGGGAGCTGGCCGGCAAGCTTAGCTGGGTGATCGGCGCCGGGCTGTTGCTCACCCTGCCGGCCGTTACCGCGCTGCTGGTAATCAACCTGGCCTTCGGCGTGATGACACGGGCGGCGCCGCAACTGAACATCTTCTCCATCGGCTTTCCGCTGACCCTGGCCATGGGCCTGGTGATCTTCTGGATCAGCCTCTCCGACTTCGGCAGCCTGTTCCAGGCCATTGCCAGTGATGCCCTGCAGCAATTGGGCGAATTCGCCCAGACGAGGTAG
- the fliQ gene encoding flagellar biosynthesis protein FliQ: protein MTPEVAVDLFREALWLIVLIVGLAVVPSLVVGLIVAMFQAATQINEQTLSFLPRLLIMLLTLIWSGPWLVSQLMEYTQNLIQNIPYLIG, encoded by the coding sequence ATGACTCCCGAGGTAGCGGTTGACCTGTTTCGCGAAGCGCTCTGGCTGATCGTGCTGATCGTAGGCCTGGCGGTGGTGCCGAGCCTGGTCGTCGGTCTGATCGTCGCCATGTTCCAGGCGGCCACGCAGATCAACGAACAGACCCTGAGCTTCCTGCCGCGCCTGCTGATCATGCTGCTGACCCTGATCTGGTCCGGCCCCTGGCTGGTCAGCCAGTTGATGGAGTACACCCAGAACCTGATCCAGAACATTCCGTACCTCATAGGCTGA
- the fliP gene encoding flagellar type III secretion system pore protein FliP (The bacterial flagellar biogenesis protein FliP forms a type III secretion system (T3SS)-type pore required for flagellar assembly.), which produces MLRFLLVLVLSLAASLAFAADPPGASSLIQSGNNPLSIPAITLSTDAEGQQEYSVSLQILLIMTALSFIPAFVMLMTSFTRIIIVFSILRQALGLQSTPSNQILVGLALFLTLFIMAPVFDRINTNALQPYLNEEIIAQEALSRAEGPIRDFMLAQTRESDLALFVRLSKRTDLNGVEDVPLTILVPAFVTSELKTAFQIGFMIFIPFLIIDMVVASILMAMGMMMLSPLIISLPFKIMLFVLVDGWALIMGTLAASFGTI; this is translated from the coding sequence ATGCTGCGTTTCTTGCTGGTGCTGGTGTTGAGCCTGGCCGCTTCACTGGCGTTCGCCGCGGATCCGCCAGGCGCGAGCTCGCTGATCCAGTCAGGCAACAATCCGCTGTCGATCCCGGCCATCACCCTGTCCACCGATGCCGAGGGTCAGCAGGAGTATTCGGTCAGCCTGCAGATTCTGCTGATCATGACGGCGCTGAGCTTCATCCCGGCGTTCGTCATGCTGATGACCAGCTTCACCCGCATCATCATCGTCTTTTCCATCCTGCGCCAGGCGCTTGGGCTGCAGAGCACGCCATCGAACCAGATCCTGGTCGGCCTGGCGCTGTTTCTCACCCTGTTCATCATGGCGCCGGTGTTCGACCGGATAAACACCAATGCCCTGCAGCCCTATCTCAACGAAGAGATCATCGCCCAGGAGGCGCTGAGCCGTGCCGAGGGGCCGATACGCGACTTCATGCTGGCGCAGACCCGCGAAAGCGACCTGGCGCTGTTCGTGCGCCTGTCCAAGCGCACCGACCTCAACGGTGTCGAGGACGTGCCGCTGACCATCCTGGTGCCGGCGTTCGTCACTTCGGAGCTGAAGACCGCCTTCCAGATCGGTTTCATGATCTTCATTCCGTTTCTGATCATCGACATGGTGGTGGCCAGTATCCTCATGGCGATGGGCATGATGATGCTCTCACCTTTGATCATTTCTCTGCCGTTCAAGATCATGCTGTTCGTCCTGGTCGATGGCTGGGCGTTGATCATGGGTACACTGGCCGCCAGTTTCGGCACCATATAG
- the fliO gene encoding flagellar biosynthetic protein FliO — MPSAGGELAGQLGQMLLGLLLVIGLIFALAWLLRRVQQLTPRTGQVIKLLATQPLGPRDRLVLVQVGSEQILLGLSAGRITPLHVLKEPVHLADAEPATPEFAQRLMELLGKDQKDKS; from the coding sequence ATGCCGTCGGCGGGCGGTGAGCTGGCCGGGCAATTGGGGCAGATGCTGCTGGGCCTGTTGCTGGTGATCGGCCTGATCTTCGCCCTGGCCTGGTTGCTGCGCCGCGTGCAGCAACTGACGCCGCGCACTGGCCAGGTGATCAAGTTGCTGGCCACCCAGCCCCTGGGCCCACGTGATCGTCTGGTGCTGGTGCAGGTGGGCAGCGAGCAGATCCTGCTGGGCCTGTCGGCCGGGCGCATCACCCCCTTGCATGTGCTCAAGGAGCCGGTGCATCTGGCCGATGCCGAGCCCGCCACCCCGGAATTCGCCCAGCGCCTGATGGAGCTGCTGGGCAAGGATCAGAAGGACAAGTCCTGA
- the fliN gene encoding flagellar motor switch protein FliN, with translation MADEENTSPEEQALADEWAAALAEAGDAGQEDIDAMLAAQAPQEAAKPQAPRAPMEEFGSAPPTNHLPVNLEGPNLDVILDIPVSISMEVGNTDITIRNLLQLNQGSVIELDRLAGEPLDVLVNGTLIAHGEVVVVNEKFGIRLTDVISPSERIKKLR, from the coding sequence ATGGCAGACGAAGAAAACACTTCCCCCGAAGAGCAGGCGCTGGCCGACGAGTGGGCAGCAGCCCTGGCCGAAGCCGGCGATGCCGGCCAAGAGGACATCGATGCCATGCTCGCGGCGCAGGCGCCGCAGGAGGCTGCCAAGCCGCAAGCGCCCCGCGCGCCCATGGAAGAATTCGGCAGTGCACCGCCCACCAATCACCTGCCGGTCAATCTGGAAGGGCCGAACCTGGACGTGATCCTGGACATACCGGTGTCCATTTCCATGGAGGTGGGCAACACCGACATCACCATCCGCAACCTGCTGCAGCTCAATCAGGGGTCGGTGATCGAGCTGGATCGCCTGGCCGGCGAGCCGCTCGACGTGCTGGTCAACGGCACCCTGATCGCCCATGGCGAAGTGGTGGTGGTCAACGAGAAGTTCGGCATTCGCCTGACTGATGTGATCAGCCCCAGCGAACGTATCAAGAAGCTGCGCTGA
- the fliM gene encoding flagellar motor switch protein FliM, which translates to MAVQDLLSQDEIDALLHGVDDGLVDTEDAAEPGSVKQYDLTSQDRIVRGRMPTLEMINERFARYTRISMFNLLRRSADVAVGGVQVMKFGEYVHSLYVPTSLNLVKMKPLRGTGLFILDAKLVFKLVDNFFGGDGRHAKIEGREFTPTELRVVRMVLDQAFVDLREAWHAVMDINFEYVNSEVNPALANIVSPSEVVVVSTFHIELDGGGGDLHVTMPYSMIEPIREMLDAGFQSDVDAQDERWIKALREDILDVSVPLGATVARRQLKLRDILHMQPGDVIPVDMADNIVMRANGVPTFKVKLGAHRGNLALQVLEPIERPR; encoded by the coding sequence ATGGCCGTTCAGGATCTGCTTTCCCAGGACGAGATCGACGCGCTACTCCACGGTGTGGACGATGGCCTGGTCGATACCGAGGATGCAGCCGAACCGGGCAGCGTCAAACAGTACGACCTGACCAGCCAGGATCGCATCGTCCGTGGGCGCATGCCGACTCTGGAGATGATCAACGAGCGCTTCGCTCGCTACACCCGCATCAGCATGTTCAACCTGCTGCGTCGCTCGGCGGATGTCGCCGTCGGCGGGGTACAGGTGATGAAGTTCGGCGAGTACGTGCACTCGCTGTACGTACCCACCAGCCTCAATCTGGTGAAGATGAAGCCGCTGCGTGGCACCGGGCTGTTCATTCTCGACGCCAAGCTGGTGTTCAAGCTGGTGGACAACTTCTTCGGTGGCGACGGCCGCCACGCCAAGATCGAAGGGCGCGAGTTCACCCCCACCGAGCTGCGCGTGGTGCGCATGGTGCTCGATCAGGCCTTCGTCGACCTGCGCGAGGCCTGGCACGCGGTCATGGACATCAACTTCGAGTACGTCAACTCCGAGGTCAACCCGGCGCTGGCCAACATCGTCAGCCCCAGCGAGGTGGTGGTGGTGTCCACCTTCCACATCGAGCTGGACGGCGGCGGTGGCGATCTGCACGTCACCATGCCTTATTCGATGATCGAGCCGATCCGCGAGATGCTCGACGCCGGTTTCCAGTCCGACGTCGACGCTCAGGACGAGCGCTGGATCAAGGCGCTGCGCGAGGACATCCTTGACGTCAGCGTGCCGCTGGGGGCCACCGTGGCGCGACGTCAGTTGAAGCTGCGCGACATCCTGCACATGCAGCCCGGTGACGTGATCCCGGTGGACATGGCGGATAACATCGTGATGCGTGCCAATGGTGTGCCCACCTTCAAGGTCAAGCTGGGCGCGCACCGTGGCAATCTGGCCCTGCAGGTGCTGGAGCCGATCGAACGACCGCGCTGA
- the fliL gene encoding flagellar basal body-associated protein FliL → MAKKEAAPAEDGQPGGKSKLKLIILIVVVLLLAVGLSIGGTWFFLSKDKKAEEPAHEDAAAAAAPVHQPAIYQDLQPAFVVNYNVDGRTRYLQVSMALMGRDAAGMEKLKGNVPVLRNRLVMLLSGQDFKALQTPLGKEMLLQQALASVQEVAQKETGSTVVEQVLFTNFVLQ, encoded by the coding sequence ATGGCTAAGAAAGAAGCAGCACCAGCCGAGGACGGGCAACCCGGCGGCAAGAGCAAGCTCAAGCTCATCATTCTCATCGTCGTGGTTCTGCTGCTGGCCGTTGGCCTTTCCATCGGGGGTACCTGGTTCTTCCTGAGCAAGGACAAGAAGGCCGAGGAGCCCGCGCACGAGGATGCGGCCGCTGCGGCTGCGCCGGTGCATCAGCCGGCGATCTATCAGGATCTGCAGCCGGCGTTCGTGGTGAACTACAACGTCGATGGGCGCACCCGCTATCTGCAGGTGAGCATGGCCCTGATGGGGCGCGATGCCGCCGGCATGGAGAAGCTCAAGGGCAATGTGCCGGTGTTGCGCAACCGCCTGGTGATGCTGCTGTCCGGCCAGGACTTCAAGGCCCTGCAGACGCCGCTGGGCAAGGAGATGCTCCTGCAGCAGGCACTGGCCAGCGTGCAGGAAGTGGCGCAGAAGGAAACCGGCAGCACCGTGGTCGAACAGGTGCTGTTCACCAATTTCGTATTGCAGTAA
- a CDS encoding flagellar hook-length control protein FliK: protein MPVMPEPLLQAAPEVKNRAKPPARAPEPSKNEPSSFDKVYAKERQTQAGERNVEARKSSDARAPSSKDEAEPAKASDAEQPEVAADGKTLPAEDESKETLDPLLAMALTGTAPQPSEEPLPTADAEGDALPTLLIDGTKEAKVSTDITAQAAAESETDGETLDAMVRLQPQLEEQAKTQATAQPDTQAKAARTASSTDFAAAMASMGKQQAETSPEGEEPALEVGLEKSASDLLESLKESAQPNRPDQFVSKLSALTQAINQQSGVATRVPVVPGQPVAMNQGGWSEAVVDKVMWMSSQNLKSAEIQLDPADLGRLEVRVHMSQDAAQVTFASPNAAVRETLEGQMHRLRDMFAQQGMNLADANVSDQSLNRGWQGQAQGDERSGSRRGDGLMGGGDELISGVPQEIRSERTSMGRGLVDYYA from the coding sequence ATGCCTGTGATGCCCGAACCACTCCTGCAGGCTGCGCCTGAGGTAAAGAACAGAGCCAAGCCCCCGGCGAGAGCGCCGGAGCCCAGCAAGAACGAGCCTTCTAGCTTCGACAAGGTGTATGCCAAGGAGCGCCAGACGCAAGCCGGCGAGCGCAACGTCGAGGCCAGGAAGTCCTCCGATGCGCGCGCGCCATCCAGCAAGGATGAGGCTGAACCGGCAAAAGCCAGCGATGCTGAGCAGCCCGAGGTTGCCGCCGACGGCAAGACCTTGCCGGCCGAGGACGAGTCGAAGGAGACGCTCGATCCGTTGCTGGCCATGGCCCTCACCGGCACGGCGCCGCAGCCCAGCGAAGAGCCGTTGCCCACTGCGGACGCAGAGGGCGATGCCTTGCCGACCCTGCTGATCGATGGCACCAAGGAGGCCAAGGTGAGCACCGACATCACGGCCCAGGCCGCCGCCGAGTCCGAAACCGACGGCGAGACGCTCGATGCCATGGTTCGCTTGCAGCCGCAACTGGAAGAGCAGGCCAAGACGCAGGCGACGGCGCAACCCGATACCCAGGCCAAGGCCGCGCGTACGGCCAGCAGCACGGATTTCGCGGCTGCCATGGCCAGCATGGGCAAGCAGCAGGCCGAGACGAGCCCGGAAGGGGAGGAGCCGGCCCTGGAGGTCGGTCTCGAGAAGAGCGCCAGCGATCTGCTGGAAAGCCTCAAGGAGAGCGCCCAGCCCAATCGCCCGGATCAGTTCGTCAGCAAGCTCTCGGCGCTGACCCAGGCGATCAATCAGCAGAGCGGGGTGGCCACGCGCGTGCCGGTGGTGCCGGGTCAGCCGGTGGCGATGAACCAGGGCGGCTGGAGCGAGGCGGTGGTGGACAAGGTGATGTGGATGTCCAGCCAGAACCTCAAGTCGGCGGAGATCCAGCTCGATCCTGCCGATCTCGGGCGTCTCGAGGTGCGCGTGCACATGTCTCAGGACGCCGCTCAGGTCACCTTCGCCAGCCCCAACGCGGCTGTGAGGGAAACTCTGGAAGGGCAGATGCATCGCCTGCGTGACATGTTTGCTCAGCAAGGCATGAACCTGGCAGACGCCAACGTTTCCGATCAGTCGCTCAACCGTGGCTGGCAGGGGCAGGCGCAAGGCGACGAGCGTTCAGGGTCGAGGCGAGGGGACGGCCTCATGGGCGGCGGTGACGAGCTGATCTCAGGCGTGCCGCAGGAGATTCGTAGCGAGCGTACGAGCATGGGCCGCGGGCTGGTGGACTACTACGCCTGA
- a CDS encoding Hpt domain-containing protein has product MSDIHLDDAVLASLQDIMEGEYPSLLDTFVVDSEERLRLIRQAEQRADAQALRLAAHSFKGSCSNMGAPMLAGLCKQLEDAGRREALELAPELIEQIEREFAIVRILLKRERQRYRP; this is encoded by the coding sequence GTGTCCGATATTCATCTAGATGACGCGGTGCTTGCGTCCCTGCAGGACATCATGGAAGGCGAATATCCCTCGTTGCTCGATACCTTCGTGGTCGACTCCGAAGAGCGCCTGCGCCTGATCCGTCAGGCCGAGCAGCGTGCCGATGCCCAGGCATTGCGCCTGGCTGCCCATAGCTTCAAGGGAAGCTGTAGCAACATGGGGGCGCCCATGCTGGCGGGGCTGTGCAAGCAGCTCGAAGATGCCGGCCGGCGCGAGGCGTTGGAGCTGGCGCCGGAGCTGATCGAGCAGATCGAGCGTGAATTCGCCATCGTGCGCATCCTGCTCAAGCGCGAACGTCAACGTTATCGTCCCTGA